GTCCGGCGGGCGATGGATGCCACCACGCCCCACCTTCTCTCGCTGCACGTGGGCCTGCCCCGTGAGCTCGGCACGCCCGGTGCCACCGAGCCCCTGGAGCGGCCCTGGACGAGCGGCATCTTCAAGCAGCCGGTGGACGGCCCGGTGTGGCTGTCGCGCACGGGGCTGGCCGGAGACGGCCAGGCCGACGTGAAGGTGCACGGCGGCCCGGAGAAGGCCGTGCTCGCCTACGCGGAGGCGCACTACGCCTTCTGGCGCGAGCGGCTGGAGCGCCCCGACGTGGGCCCCGGGGCCTTCGGAGAGAACTTCGTGCTCTCCGGCGGCGCGGAGGACAGCGCCTGCATCGGTGACGTGCTGCGCGTGGGCGGCGCGCGCGTGCAGGTGTCGCAGCCGCGCCAGCCGTGCTGGAAGCCCGCCCGCCGCTGGGGCCGCAAGGAGCTGTCCCTGCTGCTCCAGCAGAC
This DNA window, taken from Pyxidicoccus xibeiensis, encodes the following:
- a CDS encoding MOSC domain-containing protein, whose translation is MDATTPHLLSLHVGLPRELGTPGATEPLERPWTSGIFKQPVDGPVWLSRTGLAGDGQADVKVHGGPEKAVLAYAEAHYAFWRERLERPDVGPGAFGENFVLSGGAEDSACIGDVLRVGGARVQVSQPRQPCWKPARRWGRKELSLLLQQTGRTGWYLRVLEEGPVRQGDVLELLERPFPAFTVAFANHAMHGHAPDAAAALAECPLLTPGWRDSLRRRAQGTRGDDRPRLVGPNSAD